DNA sequence from the Methanothermobacter sp. genome:
TGTTAACCTGCATCTCCTGCAGTTTTTTCATCACACGTTCTTCCTGTCGCTGGATGGTTTTCTCCCTTAACTGGAGAGTTTCAAGTTTCTCCTCAAGTTCAGCTGTGATTTCACCCTTATCTACCTTTATAAGGATGTTTCCTGAACTCTTAAATACCTCAGCGTCATCTGCAGCCTTTGAGAGTTCATCAAGGGCCTTCTGTGTTTCATTAATCTGCATTTCAACCGTCTGTTTCTGCACAGATATTGCCTGTGCCTGCTGCTGCAGCTGCTGGAACTGGGCCAGCTGGTGCTGTACATTCTGTGGAAGTTCCATACTATCACCTTTCATTAATTCAATCATGAATCCTGTTGATCTGGAGGGATTAGTTCCATCATATCCATTGAGAGCCTCACCCAGCGGAGCGATGAGTTTAGGGCCGCCCTGAATGATGCCGTGTCCCGGGCACTGATTTTTATGGTTATCCTGTCATCCTCAAGGTCCACTGAAACTGAAGACCTTCCAGATGGAGAATCCATGAACTCCAGCTTAACTGCCCTGTAAACCACTGAAGAGGATTCAGGGTTTCCTGTGGATATTTCAATGAATCCCTGAATTCTATTAAGACCCACATCACTCACCGGTCTTAAAGTCCCTTATCAGCAGTTTGAACCCTGCAGGTTCGCCAGTGGCATCAAAAAGCTCCATAACCCAGGGGTAATCATCACCCTCCCTGAGTTCCCAGACGCTCCCGGATGCCTCGGGATCAACTTCAAGACCCATGAGCCTGCAGATGCCCTGAAGTTCAGGGGGGCATGATCTTGTCCTTCTAGCAGTGGAATCCCTCTCGGATCCCCTGATGTCAAAGGATGGGTTGAACAGGATGTATCCCATCTCGTCTCCCCTCTCACCAAGGAACGTTATCCTGGAAGGGTTTCCGTGTCTTTCAGATACAACAGTCACGGGTCCAGATGCCTCGATGAGCACGTCCCTGATACTCATCTTGCCCCTGTTGACATACCTCCAGCCCATTATCCTGGAGAGCCTCTGGGAAAACGATCTTGTTCGCTGGGAGGGCTTCCTGGATGTTGTAAGAAGCATCCTACCGTGCCCTTATGGTCCTCTTAACAGGAGGCACCTCCTTGAAGAGGATCCTGTACCTGCACCTGGGGCACTTATTCTCCATGTACTTCTTGGGGTCGATCAGGGTTCCGCACTGGGCGCAACGGTACAATCTACTTACCTCCAACTATCCTCTTGATGTTACGGGCTGCTGTCTTACCCATCGGGGTTACAGGCAGGTACGCGCCGCCTGTGAATACAGCGCCACACTTTCTGCACTTCCATATGCCCCTGCTCTCCCTTTTAACACCTGGCCTGTCACAGCTGGGGCATACGTGCTTCCTCTTCATCTCTTCTTCAATCTTCTTGACAGCTCTTTTAGCTTTACGACCGTAACGTGGACCGAAACGTCCTGTAATACCAACTTTCTTTGTTCTTGCCATTTTATCACTCCAGTAAATATGATGTTATAGGTATTGTAAGGCCACTATTTAAGATTTGGGGAGCCACCAGAATATGGTGACCTCCGATTCCTCCCAACCATAACTACTCATGAGAACAGAGCCACTGGAATATGGTGACCTCTGATTCCTCTAGGGATTCAGGGTGCCATTGACTTATCAAGGTACTCGATGAGCTGTGGCACCTTCTCCCTTGCAATGGAAACCGCCCTCAGGACATCCTCCCTTGTGAGGGCCCCCTCACCGCCCTTCTGCATGGCGCATATGGAGCCATCCTCTGTCACCCCTATGGACAGCCTTGCGGTGAGTATGTCCTCCTCCTCAAGGCATGGGTCCAGTATTATCTCATCACCAATCTTTGCAAAGGTGCACATTAGGGCCTTCCTGTTGATGGGGAGTGGCTGCATATTTTCCCTATCAATAAGGACCTCACCATCCTCAACCTCCGCAGTGGGTATCCTTGTATCGAGGAGCGCCGCCACAGTTGCAAGTACCGCGGCATCAAAGAGGTTGCCGTCGTAGTCGATTATGTGGAGGTCCATGAACAGCATCCAGACCTTGCTGCCCTCTATTATGCAGAGTTTTTCAAGGTCTATCATCTGACTCTCCCTTATGCAGCGGTCAACAACCCTTGATAGTTCAACCGAACGCTCATCGGGAGGCCCTGGCTCAAAGGTTGGTGATGCCATGGGTAGTAGTTCGGAGTTTGTGAGTATCACTCCCATCTCAGGGGTGTCAGGGAATGGTTCACCTATCTGCGGCTTTACACCAACTATTATCTGTGTGTTGCCGAGTTTGACCCTTGAGGAACCCTCAGCCTTGGATATCACCCCTGTTTCAATGGATATGTCCCTGAACTCATGGAGTGACCTTCCATCAATTCGCTCCTTGTTATTTATAAGGTCTGTTATACTTTTTCTTGTAATTTCAGGTATTATATCCATTTTATTCACCATACCTCTTTCTGAGGGCCTCTTTCTGAACCTCA
Encoded proteins:
- a CDS encoding prefoldin subunit beta, with the protein product MELPQNVQHQLAQFQQLQQQAQAISVQKQTVEMQINETQKALDELSKAADDAEVFKSSGNILIKVDKGEITAELEEKLETLQLREKTIQRQEERVMKKLQEMQVNIQEAMKGAGINPGMGN
- a CDS encoding ribosomal biosynthesis protein — translated: MLLTTSRKPSQRTRSFSQRLSRIMGWRYVNRGKMSIRDVLIEASGPVTVVSERHGNPSRITFLGERGDEMGYILFNPSFDIRGSERDSTARRTRSCPPELQGICRLMGLEVDPEASGSVWELREGDDYPWVMELFDATGEPAGFKLLIRDFKTGE
- the rpl37A gene encoding 50S ribosomal protein L37Ae, which gives rise to MARTKKVGITGRFGPRYGRKAKRAVKKIEEEMKRKHVCPSCDRPGVKRESRGIWKCRKCGAVFTGGAYLPVTPMGKTAARNIKRIVGGK
- the rrp42 gene encoding exosome complex protein Rrp42, which translates into the protein MVNKMDIIPEITRKSITDLINNKERIDGRSLHEFRDISIETGVISKAEGSSRVKLGNTQIIVGVKPQIGEPFPDTPEMGVILTNSELLPMASPTFEPGPPDERSVELSRVVDRCIRESQMIDLEKLCIIEGSKVWMLFMDLHIIDYDGNLFDAAVLATVAALLDTRIPTAEVEDGEVLIDRENMQPLPINRKALMCTFAKIGDEIILDPCLEEEDILTARLSIGVTEDGSICAMQKGGEGALTREDVLRAVSIAREKVPQLIEYLDKSMAP
- a CDS encoding KEOPS complex subunit Pcc1 codes for the protein MGLNRIQGFIEISTGNPESSSVVYRAVKLEFMDSPSGRSSVSVDLEDDRITIKISARDTASFRAALNSSLRWVRLSMDMMELIPPDQQDS
- a CDS encoding DNA-directed RNA polymerase subunit P, which gives rise to MYRCAQCGTLIDPKKYMENKCPRCRYRILFKEVPPVKRTIRAR